A DNA window from Zonotrichia albicollis isolate bZonAlb1 chromosome 2, bZonAlb1.hap1, whole genome shotgun sequence contains the following coding sequences:
- the LOC102066090 gene encoding alpha-2-macroglobulin isoform X3, which yields MGKDKLPSKPNIFLLLLFFLPGNTPLNTEPQYMVLVPFLIHTNSHEKICVQLTYLNESVTLSATLEYLGENRSLIDDVVSEKDVFTCIPFSLPKSNSTSVAFLTVTVTGDTLHFKSRKSVLVKNSESLVFVQTDKPIYKPGQTVQFRIISLDKDFYPLNEKFPFVYVQDPQRNRVYQWQGVELETGFTQLSFPLTSDPIQGFYKIVVQKSISSHVEHSFSVEEFVLPRFEVLVKVPKMITIKDNELPVSVCGLYTYGKPVPGLVNVQVCRKFSQSASSCYGKETESVCEEFTRRADARGCVSGVVRTKVFQLLRKGYEMSIEVQGKITEDGTGIEMTGTGACGITSTMSKIHFDLLDYAYKPGIPLFGTVKLVDGTDAPLANETITITVGGNKYKGNYTTDEQGQSWFSIDTTSFTELSLEIRAEHKPELNCYDSDWMTPSYEHTTRRVTRSYSLSKSFLKIEPKPETLSCGSSAEVQVHYIFTPEATGEQKKIVIYYLVMAKGQIELADTHDLTVNPGDASGTFRLSFPVEAAIAPVAQMLVYTTSPSGEVIASSQDFQVEMCLPNKVRLSFAPKEGLPASNTHLQLHTSPRSLCALRAVDKSVLLMKPENELSPSSVYQLLPLKESQGYSFREYYLEEDNVNPCVSLDNLSLNGFLYVPISSDGEGDAYNILKELGLKVFTSSKIHKPELCEHYPEHMMERSYSGSISAMNLHGEMSYDMVEDMVDGNPMETVRKYFPETWIWDIVSVNSEGKADLEVTIPDTITEWKANAFCTSADTGFGLSPTVSLRAFQPFFVELTMPYSVVRGESFALKATVFNYLPACIRVSVSLAESTDFLAVPVRNQEESYCICVNERKTVAWAVTPRSLGQVEFSVTTEALQSQQPCGNDIVQTPEKGRKDTVIRQLLVEPEGTEVETTYNSLLCASEESVSQTVSLALPETVVDGSARAYFSVLGDIMGTAMQNLHQLLQMPFGCGEQNMALFAPNIYVLDYLNKTGQLSEEIKSKATGYLVSGYQRQLKYKHRDGSYSTFGPRYGQVGNTWLTAFVLKSFAQARPHIFIEEKHIQDALIWLTQKQKENGCFRSSGTLLNNAMKGGVNDEVTLAAYITIALLEIPLPVTHSVVRNALFCLETAANQKENHVYTKALLAYAFALAGNRDQRKALLDSLEKEAVRKDGSVHWQWPGREPEADLPFHRYRAPSAEVEMTAYVLLAQLTSQPAPAQEELVSASLIAKWISSQQNPSGGFSSTQDTVVALQALSLYGAATYAKSGAASKVALQSGGDFQQDFQVDPSNRLLLQRVPLPQVPGEYSVEVSGEGCVYLQTSLRYNVQPTQEEAPFLLHVHTVPEACGDSTAHKVFDIAINVSYTGERNVSNMVIVDVKMLSGFVPLKSSVGKLSNTRFHQIQRTEVNTNHVLLYIEQLGRESLSFSFTVEQDIPVRGLKPAQVKVYDYYETDEFATQEYSAPCTTEEADQRND from the exons ATGGGGAAGGACAAGCTGCCCAGCAAACCAAAcatcttcctccttcttctcttcttccttcctggAAATACTCCTCTCAACACAGAACC GCAGTACATGGTGCTGGTGCCCTTTCTGATCCACACAAATTCTCATGAGAAAATCTGTGTTCAGCTGACCTACCTGAACGAGTCTGTGACCCTGAGTGCCACACTCGAGTACCTAGGGGAGAACAGGAGCTTGATTGATGATGTGGTGTCAGAGAAAGACGTGTTCACCTGCATCCCTTTCTCT CTCCCAAAATCCAATAGCACATCAGTGGCATTTCTCACTGTGACGGTGACAGGGGACACACTGCACTTCAAGAGCCGCAAGTCAGTGCTGGTCAAGAATTCTGAAAGCTTGGTCTTCGTCCAGACAGACAAACCCATCTACAAGCCTGGACAGACAG tTCAGTTTCGGATCATCTCTCTGGACAAAGACTTCTACCCTTTGAATGAGAAG TTTCCCTTTGTCTACGTTCAG GATCCCCAGAGGAACCGTGTGTACCAGTGGCAAGGGGTGGAGCTAGAAACAGGCTTTACACAGCtctccttccccctcacctCGGATCCCATCCAAGGCTTCTACAAAATAGTTGTGCAGAAGAGCATCTCGTCCCATGTGGAGCACTCCTTCAGTGTGGAGGAATTTG TGCTGCCCAGATTCGAGGTCCTGGTGAAGGTGCCAAAGATGATCACTATTAAGGACAATGAGCTTCCAGTGTCTGTCTGTGGTCT GTACACCTATGGGAAGCCTGTTCCTGGTTTGGTGAATGTCCAAGTATGCCGGAAATTTTCTCAGTCTGCTTCAAGTTGTTACggaaaagaaacagaatctGTGTGTGAAGAATTCACTAGGCGG GCAGATGCTCGTGGGTGTGTTTCTGGTGTGGTGAGGACCAAGGTGTTCCAGCTCCTACGCAAGGGATATGAGATGAGCATTGAGGTACAAGGCAAAATCACAGAAGATGGCACAG GAATTGAGATGACTGGAACAGGCGCCTGTGGTATCACATCCACCATGAGCAAAATCCACTTTGACCTGTTGGACTATGCATACAAACCAGGAATCCCACTCTTTGGGACG GTGAAGCTGGTCGATGGCACTGATGCTCCACTTGCCAATGAAACCATCACAATTACTGTGGGTGGAAACAAATACAAAGGGAATTACACTACAGATGAGCAGGGACAATCCTGGTTTTCCATAGACACTACCAGCTTCACAGAACTCTCCCTGGAAATCCGA GCAGAGCATAAACCTGAACTGAACTGTTATGACAGTGACTGGATGACACCGTCCTACGAGCATACCACACGCAGAGTGACTCGCTCTTACTCCCTCAGTAAGAGCTTCCTCAAAATTGAGCCAAAGCCCGAGACACTAAGCTGTGGCTCCTCAGCAGAGGTCCAGGTGCACTATATCTTCACACCAGAGGCCACAGGGGAGCAGAAGAAAATTGTCATTTATTATTTG GTGATGGCCAAGGGACAAATCGAATTAGCTGACACCCATGATCTGACCGTGAATCCTGGAGATG CTTCCGGGACATTCCGGTTGAGCTTCCCTGTCGAGGCAGCAATTGCTCCCGTGGCACAGATGCTCGTGTACACCACTTCACCCAGTGGGGAAGTCATTGCCAGTTCACAGGATTTCCAGGTTGAAATGTGCCTCCCCAATAAA GTAAGATTGAGTTTTGCACCCAAAGAAGGTCTTCCTGCTTCCAACACACACCTGCAACTCCACACCTCTCCAAGATCCCTGTGTGCCCTCCGTGCAGTGGACAAGAGTGTTCTCCTTATGAAGCCTGAAAATGAGCTTTCTCCCAGCTCT GTGTATCAACTTCTTCCACTAAAGGAGAGCCAGGGTTATAGCTTCAGGGAATACTACTTGGAAGAAGACAACGTCAATCCATGTGTGTCACTTGACAACCTGTCATTAAATGGATTTCTCTACGTACCCATTTCTTCTGATGGCGAAGGGGATGCCTACAACATTCTCAAA GAATTGGGCTTAAAAGTCTTCACTAGCAGCAAGATCCATAAGCCTGAACTCTGCGAGCATTACCCAGAACACATGATGGAAAGGAGTTACAGTGGTTCTA TCTCTGCAATGAATCTGCATGGAGAAATGAGTTATGACATGGTGGAAGATATGGTTGATGGCAATCCTATGGAGACTGTCCGGAAGTACTTCCCTGAGACATGGATCTGGGACATAGTTTCAGTGAA CTCTGAGGGAAAAGCTGATCTAGAAGTGACCATCCCTGACACCATCACTGAGTGGAAAGCCAATGCATTCTGCACTTCAGCAGACACAGGCTTTGGCCTGTCCCCAACAGTGTCCCTCAGagccttccagcccttctttgTGGAGCTCACCATGCCCTACTCTGTGGTGCGTGGGGAGTCCTTCGCGCTGAAAGCCACCGTTTTCAACTACCTGCCTGCCTGCATCAGG GTCAGTGTGTCTCTGGCTGAATCTACTGATTTCCTGGCTGTACCAGTGAGGAACCAGGAGGAATCCTACTGCATCTGTgtgaatgaaagaaaaactgTTGCTTGGGCAGTAACGCCAAGATCTCTAG GGCAGGTGGAGTTCTCAGTGACCACTGAGGCCCTACAGAGCCAGCAACCCTGTGGGAATGACATTGTGCAGACCCCTGAGAAAGGGCGGAAGGACACGGTCAtcaggcagctgctggtggAG CCGGAAGGGACTGAAGTGGAAACCACGTACAATTCTCTGCTCTGTGCATCTG AAGAGTCAGTGTCGCAGACAGTCTCCTTGGCTCTCCCAGAGACTGTGGTGGATGGCTCAGCCAGAGCATATTTCTCAGTGCTAG GTGACATCATGGGCACTGCCATGCAGAAcctgcaccagctcctccaGATGCCCTTtggctgtggggagcagaaCATGGCCCTCTTTGCACCCAACATCTACGTCCTGGACTATCTGAACAAGACAGGGCAGCTGAGTGAGGAGATCAAATCCAAGGCCACTGGATACTTAGTGAGCG GGTATCAAAGGCAATTGAAGTACAAACACCGGGATGGTTCTTATAGCACCTTTGGGCCACGTTATGGGCAAGTTGGAAATACCTG GCTCACAGCCTTTGTCCTCAAGTCCTTTGCCCAGGCCCGGCCTCACATCTTCATAGAGGAGAAGCACATCCAGGACGCTTTGATCTGGCTTACTCAGAAGCAGAAGGAGAATGGCTGTTTCCGCAGCTCTGGGACACTCCTGAACAATGCCATGAAG GGTGGAGTGAATGAcgaggtcacactggcagcctACATCACTATTGCACTGCTGGAGATTCCTCTGCCTGTAACT CACTCAGTGGTGCGGAATGCTCTGTTCTGCCTGGAAACAGCAGCAAACCAGAAGGAAAACCATGTGTATACCAAGGCACTGCTGGCATACGCCTTTGCCctggcagggaacagggacCAGCGGAAGGCATTGCTTGACTCTCTTGAAAAGGAAGCTGTGAGAAAGG ATGGCTCTGTTCACTGGCAGTGGCCTGgcagggagcctgaggctgaTCTCCCGTTCCATCGCTACCGAGCTCCCTCTGCAGAAGTGGAGATGACGGCCTACGTGCTCCTGGCCCAGCTCACCTCGcagccagcccctgcccaggaggagctggtTTCTGCCTCCCTCATTGCAAAGTGGATCAGCAGCCAGCAGAATCCCAGTGGAGgcttctcctccacccag GACACAGTGGTGGCTctccaagccttgtccctgTACGGAGCTGCCACCTATGCCAAGAGCGGGGCAGCTTCCAAAGTGGCCCTGCAATCTGGAGGGGACTTCCAGCAAGACTTCCAAGTGGATCCCAGCAACCGGCTGCTGCTCCAGCGCGTGCCCCTTCCCCAGGTGCCAGGGGAGTACAGCGTGGAGGTGTCTGGTGAAGGATGCGTCTACCTGCAG ACCAGCCTGAGGTACAACGTGCAGCCCACGCAGGAGGAGGCGCCCTTCCTGCTGCATG